A single genomic interval of Litoreibacter ponti harbors:
- a CDS encoding VPLPA-CTERM sorting domain-containing protein, which translates to MNFFAGALVTAALSVGATLAAQATTVTFDFASASENSGYFQRASKLSFEKDGLDLDVSAHGYVTPQNEGDELNAWTSLKVTRQNSYGLYIYSYWGDDHRVDGHWNEALKFDFNGSDVSIASIRFGSYGSNDVFDLFVGDNGQLLYEGSNEVATWVHLDTETSSLFAIGASENHSAFKVKKLVVNVAEPDDNEPEPVPLPAGGVLLLTGLAALVARRKLGRSA; encoded by the coding sequence ATGAACTTCTTTGCAGGCGCCCTCGTGACCGCAGCCCTTTCAGTAGGTGCTACGCTGGCGGCACAGGCCACGACCGTTACCTTCGATTTCGCGAGTGCTTCGGAGAACTCCGGGTACTTCCAGCGCGCCTCGAAGTTGTCCTTTGAGAAGGACGGCCTTGATCTTGACGTGTCGGCCCATGGCTATGTCACGCCGCAGAACGAAGGCGACGAGCTGAACGCCTGGACGTCTTTGAAAGTCACCCGTCAAAACAGCTATGGGCTTTATATTTATAGCTATTGGGGCGATGATCACCGGGTTGACGGGCACTGGAACGAGGCTCTGAAATTCGACTTCAACGGCTCTGATGTGTCGATCGCTTCGATCCGCTTCGGCAGCTACGGCTCCAACGATGTATTCGATCTGTTCGTGGGCGATAACGGTCAACTCCTGTACGAAGGCTCGAACGAAGTTGCCACTTGGGTGCACCTCGATACCGAGACATCTTCGCTCTTCGCCATCGGCGCATCCGAGAACCATTCGGCCTTCAAAGTGAAGAAGCTGGTGGTGAATGTGGCCGAGCCCGACGACAACGAGCCGGAGCCCGTACCGCTGCCTGCGGGGGGTGTTTTGCTGCTGACGGGCCTCGCAGCCCTCGTTGCGCGCCGGAAATTGGGGCGTTCTGCGTAA
- a CDS encoding CoA-acylating methylmalonate-semialdehyde dehydrogenase, with amino-acid sequence MTELTHYINGAHVKGTSGRFADVFNPATGEVQAKVPLASADELAQAVEVAARAQPAWAAVNPQRRARVMMKFVDLLNRDMDKLAEALSREHGKTLPDAAGDVQRGLEVVEYCIGAPQMLKGDYTDSAGPGIDMYSMKQALGVTAGITPFNFPAMIPMWMFAPAIVCGNAFILKPSERDPSVPLMLAELMEEAGLPKGILQVVNGDKEAVDAILEHEVIQSVGFVGSTPIAEYIYSKGCAHGKRVQCFGGAKNHMIIMPDADMDQAADALVGAGYGAAGERCMAISVAVPVGDETADRLIEKLVPRVEALKVGPYTSGNDVDYGPVVTAAAKANIERLVQTGIDQGAKLVVDGRDFSLQGYEDGFFVGAHLFDNVTTDMDIYKHEIFGPVLSTVRAQNYEEALGMAMDHEYGNGTAIFTRDGDTARDFANRINIGMVGINVPIPVPLAYHTFGGWKKSMFGDLNQHGPDAFKFYTRTKTVTSRWPSGIKEGGEFSIPVME; translated from the coding sequence ATGACCGAGCTGACCCACTACATCAACGGTGCCCATGTCAAAGGCACGTCCGGCCGCTTTGCCGATGTCTTCAATCCCGCTACGGGCGAAGTGCAGGCGAAGGTCCCGCTGGCCTCCGCCGATGAGCTGGCCCAGGCCGTCGAGGTCGCCGCCAGGGCCCAGCCCGCCTGGGCCGCGGTGAACCCGCAGCGCCGCGCGCGGGTGATGATGAAATTCGTGGATCTGCTCAACCGCGACATGGACAAGCTGGCCGAGGCGCTGTCGCGCGAGCATGGCAAGACCCTGCCCGACGCGGCGGGTGACGTGCAGCGCGGGCTCGAAGTGGTCGAATACTGCATCGGCGCGCCGCAGATGCTGAAGGGCGACTACACCGATAGCGCAGGCCCCGGCATCGACATGTATTCCATGAAGCAGGCGCTCGGCGTCACCGCCGGCATCACGCCCTTCAACTTCCCCGCCATGATCCCGATGTGGATGTTCGCCCCCGCCATCGTCTGCGGCAACGCGTTCATCCTGAAGCCGTCCGAGCGCGACCCGTCCGTGCCGCTGATGCTGGCAGAGTTGATGGAGGAAGCGGGCCTGCCCAAGGGCATCCTGCAGGTCGTCAATGGCGACAAGGAAGCGGTCGATGCGATCCTGGAGCATGAGGTGATCCAATCCGTGGGCTTCGTCGGCTCGACGCCCATCGCGGAATACATCTACTCAAAGGGCTGCGCCCACGGGAAGCGCGTGCAGTGCTTCGGCGGCGCGAAGAACCACATGATCATCATGCCCGACGCCGATATGGATCAGGCCGCAGACGCGCTGGTGGGCGCGGGCTACGGTGCTGCGGGCGAGCGCTGCATGGCGATCTCGGTCGCGGTGCCCGTGGGTGACGAGACCGCGGATCGTTTGATCGAAAAGCTGGTGCCCCGCGTCGAGGCGCTGAAAGTCGGCCCCTACACCTCTGGCAATGATGTGGATTATGGCCCCGTCGTGACCGCCGCCGCCAAGGCCAATATCGAACGGCTGGTGCAAACGGGCATCGATCAGGGCGCCAAGCTCGTCGTCGATGGCCGCGACTTCAGCCTGCAAGGCTACGAAGACGGCTTCTTCGTCGGCGCGCATCTCTTCGACAATGTCACCACCGATATGGACATTTACAAGCACGAGATCTTCGGCCCGGTCCTGTCCACCGTGCGCGCGCAAAACTACGAGGAAGCGCTTGGCATGGCGATGGATCATGAGTACGGCAACGGCACTGCGATCTTCACCCGCGACGGCGACACCGCCCGCGACTTCGCCAACCGGATCAACATCGGCATGGTTGGCATCAACGTGCCCATCCCGGTGCCGCTGGCCTACCACACGTTCGGCGGCTGGAAGAAGTCGATGTTTGGCGACCTGAACCAGCACGGACCCGACGCGTTCAAGTTCTACACGCGCACCAAGACGGTCACCTCGCGCTGGCCGTCAGGCATCAAGGAAGGCGGCGAATTCTCCATCCCCGTGATGGAGTAA
- a CDS encoding LysR family transcriptional regulator, whose product MKWDDMRVFLAVARAESLSGGARALRLDPATLGRRVSRLEDALGAVLFVKSPQGYALTSAGERLMSRAVEVETAIRGARDDASGTQEGLTGQIRIGAPDGCANYLLPQVCSAICAENPGLEVQIVALPRVFNLSKREADMAITVSPPSTGRLTSQHLTEYHLHLMASREYLRAHPITALDQVKDHPVIGYIPDLIFDAELDYVSEIGGPRAALASNSVSVQINWARSGAGLVIGHDFARPFAPELERVLPDQFSLKRSFYLVRHADDRNIPRLGRFAAELVARVPSEVARLEAR is encoded by the coding sequence CTGAAATGGGACGACATGCGGGTGTTTCTGGCCGTGGCCCGGGCGGAGAGCCTGTCGGGCGGAGCACGGGCGTTGCGGCTGGACCCGGCGACGCTGGGCCGCCGCGTCTCGCGGCTGGAGGACGCGCTTGGGGCGGTGCTGTTCGTCAAATCGCCACAAGGCTACGCGCTGACGAGTGCGGGCGAGCGATTGATGAGCCGCGCGGTGGAGGTCGAGACCGCGATCCGCGGCGCGCGTGATGACGCGAGCGGCACGCAGGAGGGGCTGACCGGGCAAATCCGCATTGGCGCGCCTGATGGCTGCGCGAATTATCTGCTGCCGCAGGTGTGTTCGGCCATCTGTGCGGAGAACCCGGGGCTGGAAGTGCAGATCGTGGCGCTGCCTCGGGTGTTCAACCTGTCCAAGCGCGAGGCGGATATGGCGATTACGGTCTCGCCGCCCTCGACCGGCCGACTGACGAGCCAGCATCTGACGGAGTATCACCTGCATCTGATGGCGAGCCGGGAGTATCTGCGCGCGCATCCGATCACGGCGCTGGATCAGGTGAAGGATCATCCGGTGATCGGCTACATCCCCGACCTGATTTTCGATGCCGAGCTCGACTACGTGTCCGAGATCGGCGGGCCGCGGGCGGCGCTGGCCTCAAACTCGGTCTCGGTGCAGATCAACTGGGCGCGCAGCGGGGCCGGGCTGGTCATCGGTCACGACTTCGCGCGGCCTTTCGCGCCTGAGCTGGAGCGGGTGCTGCCGGACCAGTTCTCGCTCAAGCGCAGCTTCTACCTGGTGCGCCACGCGGATGACCGCAACATCCCGCGGCTGGGCCGGTTCGCGGCGGAGCTGGTGGCGCGGGTGCCCAGCGAAGTTGCGCGGCTTGAGGCCCGGTAG